Sequence from the uncultured Flavobacterium sp. genome:
GGTTTTTGCGTTTTCATGGTGTTAAAGGAGTAGATGGAATTTTGGCAGATTTAGGAGTTTCATCACATCAGTTTGATGTTCCTGAGAGAGGTTTCTCAACAAGATTTGATGCTGAACTCGATATGCGGATGAGTCAAAAAAATGATTTGAGTGCTTACCGAGTGGTTAACGAATATGAAGAACAGGATTTACGTCGTGTTTTTTTTGATTATGGGGAGTTGAAGAATGCGCCACTTTTATCAAGAACAATTGTAGAGGCAAGAGAACACAGGCCAATTAAAACTACAGATGAATTGAAAGATGTTCTGGCGAAATTTTTACCGGAAAGAATTCGAAATAAAGTATTGGCTCAGATTTATCAGGCTATTCGAATTGAGGTAAATCAGGAAATGGATGTTTTGAAAGAGTTTATAGAACAATCTTTAGAAATTCTAAATCCAGGCGGAAGATTCTCAGTAATCTCGTATCATTCTCTTGAAGACAGATTGGTAAAAAGATTTATTAAAAACGGAATGTTTGAAGGAGAACCAGAACGTGATTTTTTCGGAAATTTTT
This genomic interval carries:
- the rsmH gene encoding 16S rRNA (cytosine(1402)-N(4))-methyltransferase RsmH produces the protein MTTTMEYHNPVLLHPTVDGLNIKPDGIYVDVTFGGGGHSKEILRRLGPNGKLFAFDQDEDALANALLDERFTLINENFRFIKRFLRFHGVKGVDGILADLGVSSHQFDVPERGFSTRFDAELDMRMSQKNDLSAYRVVNEYEEQDLRRVFFDYGELKNAPLLSRTIVEAREHRPIKTTDELKDVLAKFLPERIRNKVLAQIYQAIRIEVNQEMDVLKEFIEQSLEILNPGGRFSVISYHSLEDRLVKRFIKNGMFEGEPERDFFGNFSVPYKTIGKLIVPDDAEIKINNRARSAKLRIAEKI